The proteins below are encoded in one region of Pseudonocardia sp. DSM 110487:
- a CDS encoding glucose 1-dehydrogenase yields the protein MRLDEKVVLITGAARGQGAAAVRACVAEGARVYAADVRDDLGKACADELGDAAEYVHLDVSSEQDWADAVARIGRIDVLVNNAGVLHFGAVADTTLADYERVIRVNQIGTFLGMRAVVPVMREAGGGSIVNVSSIEGLAAAPYLVAYAASKFAIRGMTKVAAVELGEHGIRVNSVHPGMIDTDMVRDAAGGAEIDLTPVGRKVALRRVGRPDEIAGLVVFLASDESSYCTGAEFVADGGATATHALNLA from the coding sequence GTGAGGCTCGACGAGAAAGTCGTACTGATCACCGGCGCCGCCCGTGGGCAGGGCGCGGCGGCCGTGCGCGCGTGCGTCGCGGAGGGCGCCCGCGTGTACGCCGCCGACGTCCGGGACGACCTGGGCAAGGCGTGCGCGGACGAGCTGGGGGACGCGGCCGAGTACGTGCACCTCGACGTCTCCTCCGAGCAGGACTGGGCGGACGCGGTGGCCCGGATCGGGCGCATCGACGTGCTGGTCAACAACGCGGGCGTCCTGCACTTCGGCGCGGTCGCCGACACGACGCTCGCCGACTACGAGCGGGTGATCCGGGTCAACCAGATTGGCACGTTCCTCGGGATGCGCGCGGTGGTTCCGGTGATGCGGGAGGCGGGCGGCGGCTCGATCGTCAACGTCTCCTCGATCGAGGGCCTCGCCGCCGCGCCGTACCTCGTGGCCTACGCCGCCAGCAAGTTCGCCATCCGCGGCATGACGAAGGTCGCCGCGGTGGAGCTGGGTGAGCACGGGATCCGCGTGAACTCGGTGCATCCCGGGATGATCGACACGGACATGGTCCGCGATGCGGCGGGCGGCGCGGAGATCGACCTGACTCCGGTCGGACGCAAGGTCGCGCTGCGCCGGGTCGGGCGCCCGGATGAGATCGCAGGCCTCGTGGTGTTCCTCGCCAGCGACGAGAGCTCCTACTGCACCGGCGCCGAGTTCGTGGCCGACGGCGGAGCCACCGCGACCCACGCCCTCAATCTCGCATGA
- a CDS encoding MCE family protein, which produces MIRYDRASRPRYMLLGVVFLLVAALVVALTVAIYQKAFTPVVSVRLETDRIGSQLRPGADVKIRGVVVGEVREVQTAANGAALRLALDPDHTELIPANVSARLLPKTLFGERFVALQMPDVPAPSAIADGEVIGQDRTRAAIEVEQVLTDLLPVLRAVRPDQLAVTLNALATALEGRGERLGDTLVDLERYLGEFQPAVPDLVAVFDHLGPVADTYAEAAPDLLTALAELTTTTRTFDEQEAQLREFYAEVTGAAEDLTGFIDANRDNVISLVSTSRSTLELLARYAPEYPCLFRQLVEGIARAETVFGKGSEHPEIQRLTIEITASRGKYRPGVDDPVYADKRGPRCYETPAHPDVFPQYPPGGPVEDGSTMPPPPSTGDETGLLPQPGGKGTTVPAAVANSPAEQELISLLVAPTMGVMPTEVPAWSGMLVGPLLRGTEVTLR; this is translated from the coding sequence ATGATCCGCTACGACCGCGCGTCGCGGCCCCGGTACATGCTGCTGGGCGTCGTGTTCCTGCTGGTCGCCGCGCTGGTCGTCGCGCTGACGGTTGCGATCTACCAGAAGGCGTTCACCCCCGTGGTGAGCGTCCGGCTGGAGACCGACCGGATCGGCAGCCAGCTGCGCCCCGGCGCGGACGTCAAGATCAGGGGAGTCGTCGTCGGCGAGGTGCGGGAGGTGCAGACCGCCGCGAACGGCGCTGCTCTGCGGCTCGCGCTGGACCCGGACCACACCGAGCTGATCCCGGCCAACGTCTCCGCACGGCTGCTGCCCAAGACGCTGTTCGGGGAGCGGTTCGTCGCGCTGCAGATGCCCGACGTCCCCGCGCCGTCGGCCATCGCCGACGGGGAGGTGATCGGGCAGGACCGCACCCGCGCCGCCATCGAGGTCGAGCAGGTGCTCACCGACCTGCTCCCGGTCCTGCGGGCCGTGCGCCCCGACCAGCTGGCCGTCACGTTGAACGCGCTGGCCACGGCGCTGGAGGGCCGGGGTGAGCGGCTGGGGGACACCCTCGTCGACCTGGAGCGCTACCTGGGCGAGTTCCAGCCCGCGGTGCCCGACCTGGTGGCTGTGTTCGACCACCTCGGCCCGGTGGCCGACACCTACGCCGAAGCCGCGCCCGACCTGCTGACCGCGCTCGCCGAGCTCACCACCACCACGCGCACCTTCGACGAGCAGGAGGCGCAGCTGCGGGAGTTCTACGCCGAAGTCACCGGCGCGGCCGAGGACCTCACCGGGTTCATCGACGCCAATCGGGACAACGTGATCTCGCTGGTGTCGACGTCGCGCTCCACGCTCGAACTGCTCGCCCGCTATGCGCCCGAGTACCCGTGCCTGTTCCGCCAGCTGGTGGAGGGCATCGCCCGCGCCGAGACGGTGTTCGGCAAGGGCAGCGAGCACCCCGAGATCCAGCGGCTCACCATCGAGATCACCGCGAGCCGCGGGAAGTACCGGCCCGGCGTGGACGACCCGGTGTACGCGGACAAGCGGGGACCGCGCTGCTACGAGACCCCGGCGCATCCCGATGTGTTCCCGCAGTACCCGCCGGGCGGCCCGGTCGAGGACGGCTCGACGATGCCGCCACCCCCGTCGACCGGGGACGAGACGGGCCTCCTGCCCCAGCCGGGCGGCAAGGGCACGACGGTGCCGGCCGCCGTCGCCAACTCGCCCGCGGAGCAGGAGCTGATCTCGCTGCTCGTGGCGCCCACGATGGGTGTGATGCCCACCGAGGTGCCCGCGTGGAGCGGCATGCTCGTCGGGCCGTTGCTGCGCGGCACGGAGGTGACGCTGCGATGA
- a CDS encoding MCE family protein codes for MSAIKPLAQRNQAVVGAIAIVVALLVSVGAFYAEDLRFLAGGTRYRAHFAESAGLVPGDQVQVAGVQVGEVSDVRLDRGRVLVAFRVNGVRVGDATRASIKIRTLLGDKYLALTVAGAGEQDPAATIPVERTATPFQIPDTLGEFATTVEKIDTGRLAESFRVLSDTFSGTPGHVGEALTGLSRLSETIASRDEELATLLASTADVSGALAERDDEVAKLVADGSRLLEELQHRRDAISALLRGTQDLAEQLSGLVDDNQEQLRPALEELDRVTTVLEDNQDNLSRGVAAMALYTRAFTNVVGNGRWFDGYLCGLLPPEVNGGALQINPGGCGPPVTSDFPVGGGR; via the coding sequence GTGAGCGCGATCAAGCCGCTCGCGCAGCGGAACCAGGCCGTGGTCGGGGCGATCGCGATCGTGGTCGCGCTGCTGGTCTCGGTGGGCGCCTTCTACGCGGAGGACCTGCGGTTCCTCGCAGGCGGCACCCGCTACCGGGCGCACTTCGCGGAGTCGGCGGGGCTGGTGCCGGGAGACCAGGTCCAGGTGGCGGGCGTGCAGGTCGGCGAGGTCAGCGACGTCCGGCTGGACCGCGGCCGGGTGCTCGTCGCCTTCCGGGTGAACGGCGTGCGCGTCGGCGACGCCACCCGCGCGTCCATCAAGATCCGCACGCTGCTGGGGGACAAGTACCTGGCGCTCACCGTCGCAGGTGCGGGGGAGCAGGACCCCGCCGCCACGATCCCGGTGGAGCGCACCGCCACCCCGTTCCAGATCCCCGACACCCTTGGCGAGTTCGCCACGACCGTCGAAAAGATCGACACCGGGAGGCTGGCAGAGAGCTTCCGGGTGCTGTCCGACACCTTCAGCGGCACGCCGGGGCACGTCGGCGAAGCCCTGACCGGGCTGTCCCGGCTGTCCGAGACCATCGCGTCCCGCGACGAGGAGCTCGCCACGCTGCTGGCGAGCACGGCCGACGTGAGCGGCGCGCTGGCCGAACGGGACGACGAGGTGGCGAAGCTGGTCGCCGACGGGTCACGGTTGCTGGAGGAGCTGCAGCACCGGCGGGACGCGATCAGCGCGCTGCTGCGCGGCACCCAGGACCTCGCGGAGCAGCTGAGCGGCCTCGTCGACGACAACCAGGAACAGCTGCGGCCCGCGCTGGAGGAGCTCGACCGCGTCACCACCGTGCTGGAGGACAACCAGGACAACCTGTCCCGTGGCGTGGCCGCCATGGCGCTCTACACCCGCGCGTTCACCAACGTCGTGGGCAACGGCCGCTGGTTCGACGGCTACCTGTGCGGGCTCCTGCCGCCCGAGGTGAACGGGGGCGCGCTGCAGATCAACCCCGGCGGCTGTGGACCGCCGGTCACCAGCGACTTCCCGGTCGGGGGCGGCCGGTGA
- a CDS encoding 3-oxoacyl-ACP reductase — MDPTPEVYSLRGKVAVVTGAGAGLGRAEALALAAAGADLVINDVDPAAVAVVEDIERLGGKAVFVAGDVGESATADALLASAVGQLGGLHVVVNNAGLVRDRMLFSMSDEDWDLVIRVHLRGHFLLSQRAAAHWRAQSKEAGAPVHGRIVNTASEAFLLGPPGQANYAAAKAGIVALTVSTARAMQRYGVTANAICPRARTAMTSDVFGAPPDGPDPLSVDHVAPLVAYLASPAAQAISGQVFVVHGGMVALLAPPTVERRFDSAGHWTPAELDATVGAHFTGRDPGRMFASTEVLGPP, encoded by the coding sequence GTGGACCCGACACCAGAGGTGTACAGCCTGCGGGGCAAGGTCGCGGTCGTCACCGGGGCGGGCGCCGGGCTCGGCAGGGCCGAAGCGTTGGCGCTGGCCGCCGCAGGTGCAGACCTAGTGATTAACGACGTCGACCCGGCTGCCGTTGCGGTCGTGGAGGATATCGAGCGGCTCGGTGGCAAGGCGGTGTTCGTCGCGGGCGACGTCGGGGAGAGCGCGACAGCCGACGCGCTGCTCGCCTCGGCCGTCGGACAGCTCGGCGGGCTGCACGTGGTGGTGAACAACGCCGGCCTTGTGCGCGACCGCATGCTCTTCAGCATGTCCGACGAGGACTGGGACCTCGTCATCCGCGTCCATCTGCGCGGGCATTTCCTATTGTCCCAGCGCGCCGCAGCGCACTGGCGGGCGCAGTCGAAGGAAGCGGGCGCCCCCGTCCACGGCCGGATCGTGAACACCGCGTCGGAGGCGTTCCTGCTCGGGCCGCCCGGCCAGGCGAACTACGCGGCGGCCAAGGCGGGGATCGTCGCGCTCACCGTCTCCACGGCCCGCGCCATGCAGCGCTACGGCGTCACGGCCAACGCGATCTGTCCGCGCGCTCGCACCGCGATGACCTCGGACGTCTTCGGAGCACCGCCGGACGGCCCCGACCCGCTCTCCGTCGACCACGTCGCGCCGCTCGTCGCCTACCTCGCCTCGCCCGCCGCGCAGGCGATCAGCGGCCAGGTGTTCGTCGTGCACGGCGGCATGGTCGCGCTGCTCGCGCCGCCCACGGTCGAGCGGCGCTTCGATTCGGCGGGGCATTGGACGCCCGCCGAGCTCGACGCCACCGTCGGTGCCCACTTCACGGGCCGCGACCCGGGCCGCATGTTCGCCTCCACGGAGGTACTCGGCCCGCCCTAG
- a CDS encoding ABC transporter permease produces MTTRTPISPVSSTSLGWKAVRGADRWADVLADLGWQLAFYWRAIAWGPRAVRRYPRETLRLLTEVCFGAAGLAVIGGTLGVMIGMTIFTGAIVGLQGYSALDQLGTAALTGFISAYFNTREVAPLSAGLALSATVGCGFTAQLGAMRISEEVDALEVMGVRSMPFLVTTRVVAGFAAVVPLYVVGLLAAYLASRQTTVWFYGQSAGTYDHYFALFLPPEDVLWSFLKVLVFALVVILTHCYYGFTAAGGPAGVGVAVGRAVRTSIVLVSILDFLLSLAIWGSTTTVRIAG; encoded by the coding sequence ATGACGACCCGCACCCCCATCTCGCCCGTCTCGTCCACCAGCCTGGGCTGGAAGGCGGTCCGCGGCGCCGACCGGTGGGCCGACGTCCTCGCCGACCTCGGGTGGCAGCTCGCGTTCTACTGGCGGGCGATCGCGTGGGGGCCGCGGGCCGTCCGCCGGTATCCCCGGGAGACGCTGCGCCTGCTCACGGAGGTCTGCTTCGGCGCGGCCGGGCTCGCGGTGATCGGCGGCACGCTCGGCGTGATGATCGGGATGACGATCTTCACGGGCGCCATCGTCGGTCTGCAGGGCTACTCGGCGCTCGACCAGCTGGGCACGGCGGCGCTCACCGGCTTCATCTCGGCGTACTTCAACACCCGGGAGGTCGCGCCGCTCTCGGCCGGACTCGCGCTGTCGGCCACCGTCGGATGCGGGTTCACCGCGCAGCTCGGCGCGATGCGGATCTCGGAGGAGGTCGACGCGCTCGAGGTGATGGGCGTGCGCAGCATGCCCTTCCTCGTCACCACGAGGGTGGTGGCGGGCTTCGCCGCGGTCGTGCCGCTGTACGTCGTCGGCCTGCTCGCGGCCTACCTCGCGTCCCGGCAGACCACGGTGTGGTTCTACGGGCAGTCGGCAGGCACCTACGACCACTACTTCGCGCTCTTCCTACCCCCGGAAGACGTGCTGTGGTCGTTCCTCAAGGTGCTCGTGTTCGCCCTCGTGGTGATCCTCACCCACTGCTACTACGGCTTCACGGCGGCAGGCGGGCCGGCCGGCGTCGGGGTGGCGGTTGGCCGCGCGGTCCGGACCTCGATCGTGCTGGTGTCGATCCTCGACTTCCTGCTCAGCCTCGCGATCTGGGGCTCGACCACGACCGTGCGGATCGCCGGATGA
- a CDS encoding MCE family protein: MKRIGVIIGVGILLAGCGTGGYRGLYDTPLPGGADLGGHPYRVTAEFDDVLDLVPQAGVKLNDVAVGRVESISLAPDNSAALVDLAVHGDVELPANARAELRQSSLLGEKFVELSAPTAELPRGRLRDGDVIPLAATRRNPEVEEVLAALSLLLNGGGVAHLNDIVREVNQTLSGNEPQIRSLLSRLDTVIGDLDEQKGTIVRAIDGLHRLSAELVGQTDHVATALEDLAPGIDALNHQRDQLVGMLRALDDLSAVAVDTVNRSRDDLIADLRALAPILQKLAEAGSDLPRSLQFFLSYPFPDYAMESLKGDYFNTDVRIEMDLTGILGNLSRSSQPIVPLPDAVPALPELPALPALPELPLLGGGGEPDVPDEERAEPDEGESPGLLDGLLGGSR, translated from the coding sequence ATGAAGCGGATCGGCGTGATCATCGGGGTGGGCATCCTGCTCGCGGGGTGCGGAACCGGCGGCTACCGCGGCCTCTACGACACCCCACTGCCCGGCGGCGCCGACCTCGGCGGCCACCCGTACCGCGTCACCGCCGAGTTCGACGACGTCCTCGACCTCGTCCCGCAGGCAGGCGTCAAGCTGAACGACGTCGCGGTCGGGCGCGTGGAGTCGATCTCGCTTGCGCCGGACAACTCCGCCGCGCTCGTCGACCTCGCGGTGCACGGCGACGTCGAGCTGCCCGCGAACGCGCGCGCCGAGCTGCGCCAGTCCAGCCTGCTCGGGGAGAAGTTCGTGGAGCTCTCCGCCCCGACGGCGGAGCTGCCGCGCGGCCGGCTGCGCGACGGTGACGTGATCCCGCTGGCGGCGACCCGGCGCAACCCCGAGGTCGAGGAGGTGCTCGCCGCGCTCTCCCTGCTGCTGAACGGGGGCGGGGTGGCGCACCTCAACGACATCGTCCGGGAGGTCAACCAAACGCTGTCGGGCAACGAGCCCCAGATCCGGTCGCTGCTCTCCCGGCTCGACACCGTCATCGGCGACCTGGACGAGCAGAAGGGCACGATCGTGCGGGCGATCGACGGCCTGCACCGGCTGTCCGCCGAGCTCGTCGGGCAGACCGACCACGTCGCCACCGCGCTGGAGGATCTCGCCCCCGGCATCGATGCGCTCAACCACCAGCGCGACCAGCTGGTCGGCATGCTCCGGGCGCTCGATGATCTGTCCGCGGTGGCGGTCGACACCGTGAACCGCAGCCGCGATGACCTGATCGCCGACCTCCGCGCGCTCGCCCCGATCCTGCAGAAGCTCGCCGAGGCCGGTAGCGACCTGCCCCGGTCACTGCAGTTCTTCCTCAGCTACCCGTTCCCCGACTACGCGATGGAGTCGCTGAAGGGCGACTACTTCAACACCGACGTCCGGATCGAGATGGACCTGACCGGCATCCTCGGCAACCTCAGCCGGTCCTCGCAGCCGATCGTCCCGCTGCCGGACGCCGTGCCCGCGCTGCCCGAGTTGCCCGCCCTGCCCGCCCTGCCCGAGCTGCCGCTCCTCGGAGGCGGTGGTGAGCCCGACGTACCGGACGAGGAGCGTGCGGAGCCCGACGAGGGCGAGTCGCCCGGCCTGCTCGACGGCCTGCTGGGGGGATCGCGGTGA
- a CDS encoding MCE family protein: protein MRSVTGPSIKLAIFAIVTVLLTGVLAATIANTGFGATSTYTAVFTDASGLAEGDDVRLRGVKVGRVASLEVLDDALAAVELEIESERRVPAAVTATIKYRNIIGQRYVALGETDAGGPALDPGATIPVERTKPALDLTALFNGFQPLFRALSPDDVNRLSFEIIQVFQGEGGTIESLLASTASLTSTIADRDAAIGDVIDNLNVVIGTVSERSPELIDLIGELQQLVSGLAAQREPIGEAIAAIGDLTDTTAGLLGEARPVLRDDIAALGDLSGNLAAESPEVDRVLRGLAPKLEALSRTVSYGSWFNFYLCIIDGEVTVPGVSAPVPFVPAPGTSMPERCGP, encoded by the coding sequence ATGAGGAGCGTCACCGGTCCCTCGATCAAGCTGGCGATCTTCGCCATCGTGACGGTGCTGCTCACCGGCGTGCTCGCCGCGACGATCGCCAACACCGGGTTCGGCGCGACGTCGACCTACACCGCCGTGTTCACCGACGCCTCCGGCCTGGCGGAGGGCGACGACGTGCGGCTCCGGGGCGTCAAGGTCGGGCGCGTGGCGTCCCTCGAGGTGCTCGACGACGCGCTCGCCGCCGTGGAGCTGGAGATCGAGTCGGAGCGCCGGGTCCCGGCCGCCGTGACCGCGACGATCAAGTACCGCAACATCATCGGCCAGCGCTACGTCGCGCTGGGGGAGACCGACGCAGGCGGGCCTGCCCTCGACCCCGGCGCGACGATCCCTGTGGAGCGCACGAAACCCGCCCTCGACCTCACCGCGCTGTTCAACGGGTTCCAGCCGCTGTTCCGGGCGCTGTCGCCCGATGACGTCAACCGGCTGTCGTTCGAGATCATCCAGGTCTTCCAGGGCGAGGGCGGCACGATCGAGAGCCTGCTCGCCTCCACCGCGTCGCTGACGTCCACGATCGCCGATCGGGACGCCGCGATCGGCGACGTGATCGACAACCTGAACGTCGTCATCGGCACGGTCAGCGAGCGGTCCCCCGAGCTGATCGACCTCATCGGGGAGCTGCAGCAGCTGGTCAGCGGCCTCGCCGCGCAGCGAGAGCCGATCGGGGAGGCCATCGCCGCGATCGGCGATCTCACCGATACGACGGCGGGCCTGCTCGGCGAGGCCCGTCCCGTGCTGCGCGACGACATCGCCGCGCTCGGCGACCTGTCCGGGAACCTCGCGGCCGAGTCGCCCGAGGTCGATCGGGTGCTGCGGGGTCTCGCCCCGAAGCTGGAGGCCCTGTCCCGGACCGTGAGCTACGGGAGCTGGTTCAACTTCTACCTGTGCATCATCGACGGTGAGGTGACCGTCCCCGGCGTCTCGGCCCCGGTGCCGTTCGTCCCGGCGCCGGGCACCTCGATGCCGGAACGGTGCGGCCCGTGA
- a CDS encoding MCE family protein, which produces MRGRTAPTALVCVLGLLLVAGLYAAFQPADGTRITAHFDRAVGLYTGSAVRVLGIEVGTVDAVVPDGATVRVELRVRPEFPIPPDASAVVVAPSLVSDRYVQLTPAHVDGPAMETGTVIPRERTATPVEIDALMRSIDELSTALGPNGANADGALSSVLDTAAANLDGNGENLHTTLTRLGELAGTLSDSRDDLFATVDNLHRFTATLAESDAQIREFQTRLADVAGFLADEREQLGSSLSSLAAALEKVDTFIADNKDLISANVARLAGVTKALVDQRKALAEVIDVAPLGASNFINAYDAASGSVAVRGAFPELALSPVMTLCTLVQRGIAGTVPPEVTAACGDLAPVLDGAVPLPSVAELLGDLQQGKTPAIPLPLVEALTGESSTLVPSIGGPR; this is translated from the coding sequence GTGAGGGGCCGGACCGCGCCGACCGCGCTCGTCTGCGTGCTGGGGCTGCTCCTCGTGGCCGGTCTGTACGCGGCGTTCCAACCGGCCGATGGCACCCGGATCACCGCCCACTTCGACCGAGCCGTCGGCCTCTACACCGGCTCCGCCGTGCGCGTGCTGGGCATCGAGGTGGGAACGGTGGATGCGGTGGTCCCCGATGGCGCGACGGTGCGCGTGGAGCTGAGGGTGCGGCCCGAGTTCCCGATCCCGCCGGACGCGTCGGCGGTGGTGGTGGCCCCGAGCCTGGTGAGCGACCGGTACGTGCAGCTCACGCCCGCACACGTCGACGGGCCCGCGATGGAGACGGGCACGGTGATCCCGCGCGAGCGCACGGCAACGCCCGTCGAGATCGACGCCTTGATGCGCAGCATCGACGAGCTCTCGACGGCGCTGGGCCCCAACGGCGCGAACGCCGATGGTGCGCTCTCGTCCGTGCTCGACACCGCGGCCGCGAACCTCGACGGCAACGGGGAGAACCTCCACACCACGCTCACCCGGCTCGGCGAGCTGGCCGGCACGCTGTCGGACTCGCGGGACGACCTGTTCGCCACCGTCGACAACCTGCACCGCTTCACCGCGACCCTCGCCGAGAGCGACGCGCAGATCCGCGAGTTCCAGACCCGGCTCGCGGACGTCGCCGGTTTCCTCGCCGACGAGCGGGAGCAGCTGGGCAGCTCGCTGAGCTCCCTGGCCGCGGCGCTGGAGAAGGTCGACACGTTCATCGCGGACAACAAGGACCTCATCTCCGCCAACGTGGCGCGGCTGGCCGGGGTCACCAAGGCGCTCGTCGACCAGCGCAAGGCGCTCGCCGAGGTCATCGACGTGGCACCGCTCGGCGCCTCGAACTTCATCAACGCCTACGACGCCGCATCCGGATCGGTGGCCGTGCGCGGTGCGTTCCCCGAGCTCGCCCTGTCGCCGGTGATGACGCTCTGCACGCTGGTCCAGCGTGGAATCGCGGGCACCGTTCCGCCGGAGGTCACCGCGGCGTGCGGCGATCTCGCCCCCGTGCTCGACGGCGCGGTGCCGCTCCCCTCGGTGGCGGAGCTGCTCGGGGATCTGCAGCAGGGCAAGACCCCCGCGATCCCACTGCCCCTCGTGGAGGCGCTCACCGGGGAGTCCTCGACGCTGGTCCCGTCGATCGGCGGGCCGCGATGA
- a CDS encoding aldehyde dehydrogenase: MPLTVQQRRDSVGLTDGLLLIDGDWRPGRAGASWEHRHPATGEVIGRFAIADATDVDDAVRAARRGFDEGGWPRSRAGERIRVLRRCADALREHADELRALQALDNGVPLSFAPVYATSVEVAADAFDHHAGWVDKVGGQTLPPYQGGDHLAMTFREPVGVVAAVLPWNAPFLLFAQKVAPALAAGCTVVVKPSEHATFTVLRIVQLLRDAGVPDGALHVVTGPGEPTGDALISHPLVDKVSFTGSRAVGRRIIEASAGTMKRVSLELGGKSPALVFPDAPDVGLAGMTAMGMVTLGLSGQACVAHTRALVHRDVYDQFLEAAKLMAGMITYGDPFDPAVLSSPLITERQLDRVLGHIEGGVEAGARLVTGGNRLDGDLGAGNFVAPTIFADVDNTMPIAQEEIFGPVLAVVPFTDEDEAVRLANDSDYGLGAGIYTADARRAFRVAQRLRAGTVGINGFQLEPHLPFGGFKQSGLGREGGQAAFEAYTELKTVMMPLTEELM, translated from the coding sequence ATGCCCCTCACCGTGCAGCAGCGTCGCGACTCGGTCGGACTGACCGACGGCCTGCTCCTGATCGACGGCGACTGGCGGCCGGGTCGGGCCGGTGCCTCCTGGGAGCACCGCCATCCGGCCACCGGCGAGGTGATCGGGCGGTTCGCGATCGCGGACGCCACCGACGTCGACGACGCCGTGCGCGCCGCCCGCCGCGGCTTCGACGAGGGTGGCTGGCCACGCAGCCGCGCGGGAGAGCGGATCCGGGTGCTGCGGCGGTGCGCCGACGCCCTGCGTGAGCACGCCGACGAGCTACGGGCCCTGCAGGCGCTGGACAACGGCGTGCCGCTGTCCTTCGCGCCCGTGTACGCGACGTCGGTGGAGGTGGCCGCGGACGCGTTCGACCACCACGCCGGCTGGGTGGACAAGGTCGGCGGCCAGACGCTTCCGCCCTACCAGGGCGGCGACCACCTCGCGATGACCTTCCGCGAACCGGTCGGCGTGGTCGCGGCGGTGCTGCCGTGGAACGCCCCGTTCCTGCTGTTCGCGCAGAAGGTGGCGCCTGCGCTGGCCGCGGGCTGCACCGTGGTGGTGAAGCCGTCGGAGCACGCGACCTTCACGGTGCTGCGCATCGTCCAGCTGCTGCGCGACGCCGGGGTGCCCGACGGCGCTTTGCACGTCGTCACCGGCCCGGGCGAACCCACCGGCGACGCGCTGATCTCCCACCCGCTGGTGGACAAGGTGAGCTTCACCGGCAGCCGCGCGGTCGGGCGGCGGATCATCGAGGCGTCGGCGGGCACCATGAAGCGGGTCTCGCTCGAGCTCGGCGGCAAGAGCCCCGCGCTCGTGTTCCCGGACGCCCCGGACGTCGGGCTCGCCGGCATGACCGCGATGGGCATGGTCACCCTCGGCCTGTCGGGTCAGGCGTGCGTCGCACACACCAGGGCGCTGGTGCACCGGGACGTCTACGACCAGTTCCTCGAGGCCGCGAAGCTGATGGCCGGGATGATCACCTACGGCGATCCGTTCGACCCCGCCGTGCTGTCCAGCCCGCTGATCACCGAGCGCCAGCTCGACCGGGTGCTCGGCCACATCGAGGGCGGCGTCGAGGCCGGCGCGCGGCTCGTCACCGGCGGCAACCGGCTCGACGGCGACCTCGGCGCCGGCAACTTCGTGGCCCCCACGATCTTCGCCGACGTCGACAACACGATGCCGATCGCGCAGGAGGAGATCTTCGGCCCCGTTCTCGCGGTCGTCCCGTTCACCGACGAGGACGAGGCCGTGCGGCTCGCGAACGACTCCGACTACGGCCTGGGCGCCGGCATCTACACCGCCGACGCGCGGCGGGCGTTCCGCGTGGCGCAGCGGCTGCGGGCAGGCACCGTCGGGATCAACGGCTTCCAGCTCGAACCGCACCTGCCCTTCGGCGGGTTCAAGCAATCCGGGCTCGGCCGGGAGGGCGGGCAGGCGGCGTTCGAGGCCTACACCGAGCTCAAGACGGTCATGATGCCGCTCACCGAGGAGCTCATGTGA
- a CDS encoding ABC transporter permease, which produces MTGPVFPTLIPGVAALRHVGRLTTLSWQVLRALPRRPFQGREFIQQSWFFASVTILPTALVAIPFGAVIALQLGSLTAQIGAQSFTGAASALAIVQQASPLITALLVAGAGGSAMCADIGARTIREEIAALEVLGISPVQRLIVPRVLAAMLVSVLLNGLVSVVGVMGGYFFNVVLQGGTPGSYLASFNALAQLPDLAVSEFKALLYGFVAGVVAAYRGLNPAGGPKGVGDAVNQAVVVTFLLLFLINLVVTAFYLQLVPPRGL; this is translated from the coding sequence ATGACGGGGCCGGTCTTCCCCACGCTGATACCCGGCGTCGCGGCGCTGCGCCACGTCGGCCGGCTGACGACGCTGTCGTGGCAGGTGCTGCGCGCGCTGCCACGCCGCCCGTTCCAGGGGCGGGAGTTCATCCAGCAGAGCTGGTTCTTCGCCAGCGTCACGATCCTGCCGACGGCGCTGGTCGCCATCCCGTTCGGCGCGGTGATCGCGCTGCAGCTCGGCTCGCTCACCGCGCAGATCGGCGCCCAGTCCTTCACCGGCGCGGCCAGCGCGCTGGCCATCGTGCAACAGGCCAGCCCGCTGATCACCGCGCTGCTGGTGGCCGGCGCGGGCGGCTCTGCGATGTGCGCCGACATCGGGGCCCGCACGATCCGCGAGGAGATCGCGGCGCTCGAGGTGCTCGGCATCTCCCCGGTCCAGCGGCTGATCGTGCCGAGGGTGCTCGCCGCGATGCTCGTGTCCGTGCTGCTCAACGGCCTGGTGAGCGTCGTCGGGGTGATGGGCGGCTACTTCTTCAACGTCGTGCTGCAGGGCGGCACGCCAGGGTCCTACCTGGCCAGCTTCAACGCGCTCGCACAGCTGCCGGACCTCGCCGTCAGCGAGTTCAAGGCGCTGCTCTACGGCTTCGTGGCCGGGGTCGTGGCGGCCTACCGGGGGCTGAACCCGGCGGGTGGGCCGAAGGGCGTCGGCGACGCGGTGAACCAGGCCGTGGTCGTCACGTTCCTGCTGCTGTTCCTCATCAACCTCGTCGTCACCGCCTTCTACCTGCAGCTCGTGCCGCCGAGGGGGCTGTGA